A region of the Methyloprofundus sedimenti genome:
CATCGACCTCATCCAGCAGACAAAAAGGCGCTGGATTAAGATCAAAAATAGAAAAAACCAATGCTACTGCCGTTAATGCTTTTTCCCCTCCCGATAGCAAATGAATAGAGCTGTTACGCTTACCGGGGGGCTGGGCAATAATATTTACGCCACTTTCCAGTAGGTCGTCATCTGTTAAAGATAAATACGCCCTGCCACCGCCAAAAAGTTTAGGAAACTTTTCTTGTAAACCGGTATTTATTTTATCAAATGTTTGCTTAAATCTCTGCCGACTTTCTTCATCTATTTTTGCAATCGCCTGCTCCAGGATTTGCAATGCATCCAATAAATCAGCATTTTGTTCATTAAGAAAATTCATACGCTCAGATTGCGCCTTGAATTCTTCTATTGCCGTTAAGTTAATCGTGCCTAACCTGTCAATCTGACGAGTCAAGTCATCTACCTTTACTTTCCACGCAGACTCATCTGCATGAGCTGCTATTGTTTGTATAATTTGCTCCGCATCGGCTTCTAACTCATCTAATTGTTCGGTCACGGTTTGCTGACGTACCTGACTTTCCTGTTGCTCGAAGCGGATACTATCCAGCAATTCCTTTTTTTTCTCCAGATGTTGTTGTACTGCTGCATACTGCTCGGCAGATTCAGTAATTTCCGCTTCTAATGCTGCTTGTTGTTCGCGAACTCGCTTTAAAGCCTGTTCTAAATTATCTTTATCCTGTTGTAAAGTTTCCAGTTGATAACGTTCATCATCCATCGGCTCTAAAGTCTGTTGTAATTTTCTGTCTAATTCAACAATGCGTTCCTGGGCATGCTGATTTTGCTGCTGTAGACGTTCTATTTGTTTTGTTGTTAACGCATCAGACGATTTTAAACTGGCCATTTTCGCCTGCAACGCATGCACCTGTTGACGGCTTTCATTAACCTGTTTATCGATTTGTTCACCTTCCGTTTGCAGACTGTCGCTATTTTGTTCTAATTGTAACCTGATTTCCTCAAGAGCTTGCATAGCCTCTTCAGCCTGTGCTTTAATCATCGCAGCTTCTTCACGTGTAGCAGTATTATCCAGCAACTCCCGATTTATGTCTGTCATTTCATTCACAACCTGTGTCAAGCGCTGCTGCTGCTGCTCCACACGTGCTGAATGCGCACTGAATTCAGAATTTTTCAGCGAAAGTTCATTACTAATATACTTATATTTTTCCTGACAATCTTCACGCTGCCTTTCACTTTGTTTTAAAAATTCCTCTGCAGTTTCCAGTTGCTCTTCCGTAACGACAACACGCGCTTGTAATTGCACCTGTTCCTCTTTTAGTAAACGTAATTCCTTTTCTCTTTGTAAAACTCCCGATTTTGCATCATGATCGTGAATCACTTTAACCCAGCCATATCCCATCCAGGTGCCCTGGGTGGTTATAACCGATTCATACGGTTTCAACTGCCCCACTATCTGCCGGGCCTGTTCTGAATTGTCTGCACAGTAAATGCCTGATAATAAACCATGTAAATTCCACGGAGTTTTAATTTTATCTATTAGACGAACCAGGTCATTTGCAGATTGCTCCTGTAAAGGGTGCTGAGTTTCAAATAAGGTTAATGATTCATCGCTTAAAGAAGATAACTCAGCAATCACACTATCTGCATTATCAATACACACCGCCTCTAAATAAGTTCCTAAAACTATTTCTACCGCTCCATCCCAGCCAGCCTCTACATCAATAAATTCAGCCAGGCGCTGATTATCGGTGAGCGCCATCCGATCCAGCCAATGGGTTAATTTCTTATTATCCTTACCCATTGCATGTTGCTGCAGCATTTCTAAAGAAGTGACTTTACCTTTAATCGTTTGCAATTCAGAACGATCCCTATGCAACACCTCGTGATATTGTTTAATCTGGTGTCTTAATTCAGTAATGGATAAATGCACCGTATCCAGCAGGATTTGCAATTGATCCCGCTGCTCTTCAATCAGCTTAATCGATTGGTCAAGAATCTCTATTTCTTCCTGCAGACCTTTTTCACTCAATTCATCATGCTCGCCCTGCAAACGCTGTAAACGACTTTGCAGTTGAAAGGTCTGGTTTTCCAGTTGTGCCACTTGCATACGCTTTACTTCAGCCTGCTCGCGGTAATTCGCATATTGATTTTTATAAGCTTCCCATTCCTGTTGCCAGGCAAGACGTTTTTCTTGTACGGCACGCTGAATTTCCAGCAACTCATCTTCTCTTTCCCGAGCGACCAGCAAAGATTCCTCGGCTTCAACTAGAGATTCTTTGATCTCATCTAGTTGCATCAGGTCTTCATCTAAATTCTCCTGTAGATGTTCGGCTTGCTCACGCAAACGGGCAAGTTCTAATTCAGTTTCTTCATGTGACTGCTCATTATGTTTGATAACCTGATCCAGACGGCTCACCTCAGCAACGACTTGATAATACATACCTTGTTGCTTATCTACTGCTTGCTGTTGTGTTTTATGCACCAACCGCTTTTGCTCTAGCGTCTGCTCTAGTTCTTTGCGTTCCATAAACAGCTGGTTATGCGTTGTTGCTGCATCCTGTAATTTAACTTCCAATTGCTCTGCAGTTCTGTGATGAGCACGCCAGCGCATGGCTAGCAACTCCAGTTTTAACTGACGCTCCTGAGATTTTAGTGTGGTATATTTTTCTGCTTTTTCTGCTTGCTTTTGTAAGTGACTGAGTTGTTTTTCAACTTCTTCACGCACATCATCCAGACGCACCAGATTTTCACGCGAATGGCGTATACGCATTTCAGTTTCATTACGCCGTTCTTTATATTTGGTAACGCCCGCCGCCTCTTCTATATGTAGCCGTAATTCATCAGGTTTTGCCTCCACCACCCGGGAAATTGTTCCTTGCTCAATAATAGCGTAACTTCGCGCACCCAGGCCCGTGCCTAGAAATAAGTCAGTAATATCTTTACGCCGACATTTAGTACCATTAAATTGATAAATGGACTGGCCATCTCTGCTAACCTGACGTTTAATAGCGATGGTATTATATTTGGCAAATTCGCCTCCCGCACGCCCTTCACTGTTATCAAAAACTAATTCCACAGAAGCGGTACTGACAGGTTTGCGTCCTGAGGAGCCATTGAATATGACATCGGTCATACTACCGCCACGCAAGTGTTTAGCTGAGCTTTCGCCCATTACCCAACGTACTGCATCGATAATATTTGATTTCCCACACCCATTAGGCCCAACAATACTAATTAAATTCCCTTTAATTGGAATTGTAGTAGGATCAACAAATGATTTAAAACCTGAAAGTATAATTTTTTCCAGCTTCATTACTGGTAAAATAGCCTATTTTAAAATAAAACGGCCATTATACTTTATGAAACATAATGTATCAGGCTAAATCACTCTTATCAGCACAATTTATTATGGCAACAAAACCTAGCAAAGACTTACAAGCATTCGATAACCCCAAACCCGGCCGTGACTTTACTATCCGTATTGATACACCAGAGTTCACTTGCCTTTGTCCATTAACAGGCCAGCCTGATTTTGCCAAAATCACGATTGAATATGTGCCTGATCAATTGTGTATAGAATTAAAAGCCTTAAAACTTTATTTTTGGACTTTTCGCGATCGAGGAGCCTTTCATGAAGCAGTCACCAATGAAATTCTGGACGATATTGTGAAAGTCGTACAACCTAATTTCATGCGGGTCCGGGCAGACTTTAATGTTCGAGGGGGGGTGTATACTTCAGTTATTGCAGAGCATCGCAACCCTGACTGGCAAGCGCCAGAGTTAGTTCAATTACCATAATAATATCCGTAGGATGGGTAGAGCCCTGGCGAAACCCATCAGTCGATTTTCACCTTAACACCCCTTAATATGACTTTTAAAGAAAGCCTGACCACACTCCCTCAATACATATTGCCGCATCATCCTTTATCAAGGTTAATGCGTCAACTGACGCATAGCAATAACAAAACCTGGAAGAACCTGTTTATCAAACAGATAGCTAGCCATTATGGTGTCAATATGGATGAAGCGATAGATTCAGATATAAATGCCTATCGTAGCTTTAACCAGTTTTTTACCCGCGAACTAAAACCCGGCGTGCGTGCCATTGCCAATGAAAAAGGTGATATAGCCAGCCCAGCAGATGGGACAGTCAGTCAGGCAGGAGATATTACAGAAGGTAATATTATTCAAGCCAAAGGAAAAAGCTATACAGCAACTGATTTATTAGGTGGCGATGAGGAACGCGCCGCGCCCTTTAAAAATGGTAAATTCACCACAATTTATTTATCGCCTAAAGACTATCACCGCTTGCATATGCCACTAAATGGCACACTACAAGAAATGATTCATGTGCCTGGACGCTTATTCAGTGTTAATGCCGCAACAGCAAATTCGGTGCCGCGTTTATTTGCCAGAAATGAGCGTGTTGTCGCTATTTTTGATACCGAAATTGGCCCTATGGCGCTTGTTCTAGTCGGTGCCATCTTTGTTGCCAGTATTGAAACGGTTTGGCATGGCGAAGTAACCCCCCCGACTGTAAAAGATATACGCTCATGGCAATATATCAGAAAAAATGCACCAAAACTCAAACGTGGTGAAGAAATGGGACGTTTTAATATGGGCTCAACAATTATTGTTCTGTATGGTAATGATGTGATGAAATGGGAAGATGGGTTTGTCGCAGGGAAAGAAGTTCAGCTGGGTGAAAAAATGGGTCATACACTGATCTAAGTAATTCAGCGTCTATTCTTCCGGCTTCTATGGTCCGGAAGCAGAACTGGAAAAACTCCGTAAACCGCTCGCAGAATTGAATCCTCAGTACTTGTACTTGAGTATGGCTTTCGCCGCTAAGGAATGCCCATTCAGCCGATCAGCACTGTGCAGGCAAACTATCTGCGCTCACAGAATGAAAAAATCATATAATGCATATTCGTAAACAGATATACTCGGTAAAATCTTATTAAGTCTGGAAAATCGGCTACCAACTTAAGACGGGACATTCAATAGACTTGTAGGGCGCGGCTTCAGCCCGCCTTTAAATGATCTCTGGCATTGGCGGGCTGAAGCCGCGCCCTACAGTTTTCAATATGTCCCGTGTTAAAACGATAGCCGGAAAATTTTAATCTAACTTGCAAGGCAAAAAAAGATGAAATTATCAAAAAACACAAAGAAAATAGCTCAGATAATTGCTTTAATACTCACCGTTGGCGGGGTTATTTATATAAACTCTACTGCCACAATGAGTATGGGTAATTTTTCTGGCAACGGCAGATAGATCAGATGTAACGTCCACAAGCATTGGAGCTAAGTGCAGGTGATTATTTGTTAGTAAAAAATTCAACAGCGGCAATATAATCAGCGCTGATCTTATCCATCATATAGCTTACTTTAAGAGCCCTACTTTGCTGCATCAAAGTATGTAAGCCGAGTGCTGGCGTACCATTTGCCTCTGTTTTTGCGCGTAGCGACTTAAAAAAATATAGCGCAAAATTATCGATTATTTCCCTTAATCACCTAAAAACCAGCACTGCTAAAGCCTGCTTGTATGGGTCAGCTATTTCCTGTTGTTACCCAAGGTACTGGATAGGCCAGCCTACCCTTTTTGTGACGCATAACATCACTAATACCGAAAGATGCTCCGGATAAATTTCATTAAAAAGCTGAACTTTGTCCTGCTTTATTAAACCATTACATATATTGGCAAGTTTTGTGTTGCGAACATTCGGAAATTAACTGTTGAAAGGTAGCGTGGTAGTTAACAGTGCTCTCAAATTATGTTAATTACACTTAACCTGAGTCTGCGTAATGAACGTCCACTATTCAAACTTTTAATGTAGAGCGTAAACACAGGCATTACCTCATGTAAATAACATAAAAATCATACAGTATAATTTGTACGTACAACTGCTGTATCTAAGGTATTATTCAGGAAGAGAATATGACTTTAAGTAGGGGGAATATAATGAGTTCAATTTCTACACATAGCCATCGCCTGGATATGCGGATTGATTTAGAAACTAAGCAAATGGCTGAAAGAGCATCAGCTGCATTAGGGTGCTCTTCTTTAACTGAATATATCACGCGCTTAATCCGTGATAATTCACCAGGCATTATTCAGCAACAAACACAAATAACACTCTCTAATCAACAGCTTGATCAATTTATTACGCTGTGTGAAGACCAGACAATAAAACCTAGTAAATCACTATTGCAAGCAGCACAGCAATTAGATAAAGAAGGCTACTAATGGCCCTTGCTGCACAATTTTAATTACTTGATTCTAAACTTCATGCGAATAAAGTATTAGATTGCGGCCATGATGAGATGAATCAGTTTTTGAAGCGGTATGCCGATAAAAATAGAAAACCAGGTTTAAGCTCTACCTGGGTGCTGCCTGAACAGATTGAAGCTAAAGGCGAACATAAAATGAAGCTAGGCGCTTATTACACCTTAGCTTCATCAACGGTTAAGCAAGAGGATATTCCTTATGATAAAAAATTACCTGCTTATCCTGTACCCGTTGTACTGTTGGCGAGAATTGCAGTTGACAGACATTACCAAAAGCAAGGGCTTGGTCAAAAAACTTTAATTACTGCATTACGTAAAGCACTCGAATTAACTGAGAAAGGTTTACCGGCCTTAGGCGTGGTACGTGATGTACTTGATGATAATGCGTTATCTTTTTATCAAAAGTTCGATGATTTCCAGCCCTTGGATAATAATACTATGCGGCTGTTTATTTCATTAAGGTGATAAAGCAGTTAGGTTAGTTATTTTTATAAAAATAATGGCAGTTAGCCTTTAACTAAATCAAATTGCACTTACGAGATCAACTGGGTAAGGCCCTGAGGTATCACCACAAATAAATCAAATTAAAGGGTTCAGACAACTGTAGCCCTCGAAGCAGCCCTATGATACTTGTCATGCGCGTTATACAATGGGGACTTCCAGAAGGGATACTCTGTCGTCCTGCTTAAATAAAAAATAATTTCGAGGCTAAATCACTTCAACTTGCGCCCATCGTACTTAACATTTGGAGTTACCTCCGCCTGCCCGATGTTTACTAACTGGTGGTTGACCTACCTTGCCAGAGCGGGACTTTCACCCGCTGGAATCATCAACCTTGCTCGGCCGCACAGTCTATTGATTCAGTGCTATTAGTTGTTTAATGCTTCAAGATAATTTTTCCTAAAACTCACCTTTATCTCGGTGTGCTGCCAGATTAATCTTATTCGGCAAATATTTAACTGGCAAACAAATCTTCACACCTTCTTTATTCTTAAAATAAGCCCTAACACTTTCGTTTGTGTAATAGTCCTTAATACCTTTTGAAATTATTACTCGGTAATCATCATCAAGACTTATTAAGTGCTCATCGAAAGCGGCGTCATAAGTTGCAGACAGGCACAAACCATTTCGCGGATCTAAGCGAATGGTTTTATCTTCAGCCCAGGGAATAATATGACTTGCACGATTTACTGTTTGAATATTTAAACCGGTAATACAACACGACTGGTTGTAAATTTTTAAAATAATTTTTCTAAAAACATACTGATTAGAGCGAGTTTTGACAGAACGAATAACATCCAACCCTTGCGTCCGATCTAAGCCTTCTACTAAAAATTCTGGGGGGGTTAAACTCTACATCAAGTTTATTAGGGAGTTCATCTTCACTTCCTTTATAGTCATCAAAAATATTGAACAAACGCTGTTCATAACTATTTTCAATAAGAAATGATTCGTAACTTTTAAGCGCAGCAGAGCAATAACCATTCTGCAAATAACTTTTAGGAATACCGTGAATATTCCATGCACTGGCATCTTTCTTTTTTGCCTCGTCGAGTACAAATAAATACAACTCATGGACACGATCAACCGAATCAATCGCCCATATGTTTTTTACAATCAGTGAAATTGAAAGGTCTTCTTTCGAGCATCTCACATAACAAGTCTAAAGCTCGTATATAAGATATGGCTTTACCACTACCCGTTATATTATTGGATTGGATGAATTGGGTAAAATCTGATTTATAATTTGGCATTAAAAATAATTGTTAAGGAACAATGAACGTAGATCAAAGACCTAATGGAATGAATGGTCCGCCTCACTTTATAAAAGGCTTCAAATGAGCCATGATGTTAGTAACAAACAAAACATCAAAATAAAAGAGAGGCAGGCCATGGATAATCATAACTCAGAAAACAACATAACTGTATTAGGAATTGATTTGGCAAAGAGTAGCTTCCAGCTACATGATGTTGATGATCCCCCGTAGGCGTAGGTATCTTTTACTTAAAAATCTTCCTTTTTTATCAATTATAATATTTTTCATTAACGTCCAATCTCAACAGACTGACCTTCTCTATCTGTGCGTCACTCAAAATTTCAATCAAATGGTTCACGATAAAAGGGGCAGACTCGATTGAATGGATAGTTAGCATATAATATTATGGAATGGTCGGTCCCATTTCCTGATACGTTCAGTGATTATAAATCAGCTCATCATAAAAAAACCATAAAAAAAGGGCCTTACGGCCCTTTCTCTATCGATAATCAAAAAAAGCGCTTAGCTTTCTTCTTTCTCTACTTCTTTCATGCTCAGTCTAACGCGGCCCTGACGATCAATTTCCAGTACTTTAACTTTTACCACATCCCCTTCAGTCAACTTGTCGCTAACTTTATCGACATGTTCACTAGTGATTTGGGAAATATGCACCAGACCATCTTTACCTGGCAAAATGGTAACAAACGCACCGAAATCCATTAAACGTGCAACTTTACCTTCGTAAATTTTTCCTACTTCAACTTCAGCAGTAATTTCTTCTATGATTTTCTTGGCTGCTTCACCGGCTGCTTTATCGACAGAGGATACATTAACAGTACCATCATCGGTTAAATCAACGTTCGCACCGGTTTGCTCAGTAATACCACGAATAGTCGCACCGCCTTTACCAATGACTTCGCGAATTTTGCTTGGATCAATTTTAAAGGTAATAATTCTTGGTGCATAATCAGACATTTCTTCACGGGTTGAAGATAATGCTTTATTCATTTCACCTAAAATATGTAAGCGTCCGGCTTTTGCCTGATCTAAAGCAGCGCTCATGATCTCGGAAGTAATACCATCAATTTTGATATCCATTTGCAAAGCAGTAATTCCTTGTTCAGAACCTGCTACTTTGAAATCCATATCACCTAAATGATCTTCATCACCAACTATATCGGACAATACAGCAAATGCATCGCCTTCTTTAATCAAGCCCATTGCGATACCCGCAACCGGTGCTTTTAATGGTACACCTGCATCCATTAGTGCCAGGCTGGTACCACAAACAGAAGCCATAGAACTGGAACCATTTGACTCAGTAATTTCAGATACGACACGAATGGTATAAGGAAACACTGTCATATCCGGCATAACAGCAGCAACACCCCGTTTTGCTAAACGACCATGACCAATTTCACGACGTTTTGGTGAACCAACGAAGCCTGTTTCCCCGACACTGTAAGGAGGAAAATTGTAATGCAACATAAATGGCTCTTTATATTCGCCAGCCAGTGCATCAATAATTTGTGCGTCACGTTCAGTTCCCAGCGTTGCAACAACCAAGGCTTGTGTTTCGCCACGTGTAAATAATGCCGACCCATGAGCACGCGCTAAAACACCTGTACGTACAGCAATCGGTCTGACTACATCTAAATCACGGCCATCAATACGCTTTCTATCGCTTAAAATTGCCGAACGTACAACTCTTTTTTCGATTTCTTCAATAATGTCACGTATCGCTGATTCCTGGTATTGATCATCTGCTGTCAACTTTGCTACAACAGACGCCCTTATATCACTTAGCGTATCTTGACGCGCTAATTTTTCAGCAATTTGATAAGCAGAGGCAATGGATGCTTCTACTTCAGTAGTAACAAGTGCTTCTAATTCTATATCGGCTACAGGCGCAACCCAGTTATATAAAGGTGTATTTACTTCAGCGGCAAATTCATTAATCGCCGTAATCGCAACCTGCATATGTTCATGGCCAAATAGCACAGAACCCAGCATAATTTCTTCGCTTAAATTATCTGCTTCAGATTCCACCATTAACACAGCATGTTCTGTTCCAGCAACCACTAAATCCAATAATGAATCTGCTAATTGCTCTTTATTTGGATTTAATGCATATTCACCGTTTATATAGCCTACTCGTGCTGCACCAATAGGGCCATTAAAAGGTAAGCCTGATACTGCTAAAGCAGCCGAAGCGCCTAATAATGCCGGAATTTCAGGATCAACATCAGGATTCAATGAAACAACGGTGATGATAATTTGAACTTCGTTAGTATATCCATTTGGAAATAACGGACGAATAGGTCTATCAATTAGACGACACGTTAAAGTTTCCGTTTCCGTTGGACGGCCTTCTCGTTTAAAAAATCCACCCGGGATTTTTCCTGCCGCATACGCTTTTTCTTGATAGTTCACTGTTAATGGAAAAAAATCACCGCCATTGGCTTCTTTTTTACCGACTACTGAGACTAAAAGCGATGTACCTTCGACATCAATCATGACTGCGCCGCTAGTTTGACGGGCAATTTCACCTGTTTCAATACTGACTAATTGTTGGCCATATTGAAATTCTTTTCTGATCGGTTTCAGATTCACTATTGTTTTTCCTTCGTATTATAAATTGGATTTGTAGCGTTATAACTCAAGAACGAGGCAATAAAAAAGCGGTACAGAGTACCGCTTCAATTATTTAAGCTTTATTTACGTAAGCCTAAACGTGCAATTAGAGATTTATAACGTTCTACATCTTTTCTTTTCAGATAATCCAATAGTTTACGACGCTGATTAACCATTCTTAATAGTCCACGGCGAGAGTGATTATCTTTTTTATGTGCCGCAAAATGCGGTGTTAAATGATTAATATGAGCGGTTAATAACGCAACTTGTACTTCTGATGAACCTGTATCTGTATCAGATAAACGGTATTCTTCAACAACTGCTTTTTTTTGTTCTGCTGTAAATGGCATTTTAATCCCTATGATTAGTGTGTTATTAGAGCTTATGCTCTGGTTATATGTTTCCACGATAGGGTGTAGAAACACGAAAAAAATTAATTAAGGTTAAATAATTTTCTTGGCTGTATTTTAGCATTCATTAACATTTCACCCAAGCCTAAAAATTGTCCCTCATGATATAAGCGTCGCAGGCCCTCATTAGAGTCTTCATTCGATACAGAAATTTGTTGGCCGTGTAATATCAGATCAGCATCTGAATGCGATATATTTATTGCCGGAATAGCCTGCAATGGCTTGTCAACCGCTATTAATATTGTCAGCAATTCATTATCTGAAGGTACCGCCTGTAATTGTTCGATAGTTAAAGCATCTTCCAGTTTGAACTGGCCTGCAACAGTACGCCGCAATTCCTTTACCGTTGCGCCGCACTTGAGAGCGTGCCCTATATCTTCTGCCAAAGTTCTGATATACGTGCCTTTTGAACATTGCACATCCAGAGTCAATAAGCCATCTGCATAGCCCAGACATTGAATAGCATAGATTGTAATTTTTCTTGCCTTACGCTCAACAGTGATGCCTTCACGTGCCAATTCATAAAGTTTTTTACCATGATGTTTTAATGCTGAATACATCGGTGGCACTTGTTCTATCTGGCCGATAAATGAAGCCAGACAAGCTGCAAGCTGTTGCTCGGATATTTCTGGAACGTCTTTAACAGCTAATACTGTTCCATCTACATCACCTGTATCGGTCATGACACCCAGCTGTATGACTGTCTGATAGCGCTTATCATCAGCAAGCATAAAACCCGATACCTTAGTTGCTTCTCCTAAACATATAGGCAGCAAGCCTGTTGCTAAAGGATCCAGACTTCCCGTGTGCCCCGCTTTATTGGCATTATAAAGACGTTTTACTTCTTGCAATGCTTTATTCGAGCTGATGCCCTGGCGTTTATCTAACAGGACAATACCATGAATATCACGCCCCTTTTTATGTCTTGCCATGCCTTAGCCATCACCTTCAGGTACATC
Encoded here:
- the smc gene encoding chromosome segregation protein SMC gives rise to the protein MKLEKIILSGFKSFVDPTTIPIKGNLISIVGPNGCGKSNIIDAVRWVMGESSAKHLRGGSMTDVIFNGSSGRKPVSTASVELVFDNSEGRAGGEFAKYNTIAIKRQVSRDGQSIYQFNGTKCRRKDITDLFLGTGLGARSYAIIEQGTISRVVEAKPDELRLHIEEAAGVTKYKERRNETEMRIRHSRENLVRLDDVREEVEKQLSHLQKQAEKAEKYTTLKSQERQLKLELLAMRWRAHHRTAEQLEVKLQDAATTHNQLFMERKELEQTLEQKRLVHKTQQQAVDKQQGMYYQVVAEVSRLDQVIKHNEQSHEETELELARLREQAEHLQENLDEDLMQLDEIKESLVEAEESLLVAREREDELLEIQRAVQEKRLAWQQEWEAYKNQYANYREQAEVKRMQVAQLENQTFQLQSRLQRLQGEHDELSEKGLQEEIEILDQSIKLIEEQRDQLQILLDTVHLSITELRHQIKQYHEVLHRDRSELQTIKGKVTSLEMLQQHAMGKDNKKLTHWLDRMALTDNQRLAEFIDVEAGWDGAVEIVLGTYLEAVCIDNADSVIAELSSLSDESLTLFETQHPLQEQSANDLVRLIDKIKTPWNLHGLLSGIYCADNSEQARQIVGQLKPYESVITTQGTWMGYGWVKVIHDHDAKSGVLQREKELRLLKEEQVQLQARVVVTEEQLETAEEFLKQSERQREDCQEKYKYISNELSLKNSEFSAHSARVEQQQQRLTQVVNEMTDINRELLDNTATREEAAMIKAQAEEAMQALEEIRLQLEQNSDSLQTEGEQIDKQVNESRQQVHALQAKMASLKSSDALTTKQIERLQQQNQHAQERIVELDRKLQQTLEPMDDERYQLETLQQDKDNLEQALKRVREQQAALEAEITESAEQYAAVQQHLEKKKELLDSIRFEQQESQVRQQTVTEQLDELEADAEQIIQTIAAHADESAWKVKVDDLTRQIDRLGTINLTAIEEFKAQSERMNFLNEQNADLLDALQILEQAIAKIDEESRQRFKQTFDKINTGLQEKFPKLFGGGRAYLSLTDDDLLESGVNIIAQPPGKRNSSIHLLSGGEKALTAVALVFSIFDLNPAPFCLLDEVDAPLDEANVRRFSEMVEEMSASVQFLYISHNKVTMEIAQQLAGVTMKEPGVSRMVAVDIQEAVAMAEN
- the queF gene encoding preQ(1) synthase, with protein sequence MATKPSKDLQAFDNPKPGRDFTIRIDTPEFTCLCPLTGQPDFAKITIEYVPDQLCIELKALKLYFWTFRDRGAFHEAVTNEILDDIVKVVQPNFMRVRADFNVRGGVYTSVIAEHRNPDWQAPELVQLP
- the asd gene encoding archaetidylserine decarboxylase (Phosphatidylserine decarboxylase is synthesized as a single chain precursor. Generation of the pyruvoyl active site from a Ser is coupled to cleavage of a Gly-Ser bond between the larger (beta) and smaller (alpha chains). It is an integral membrane protein.) — protein: MTFKESLTTLPQYILPHHPLSRLMRQLTHSNNKTWKNLFIKQIASHYGVNMDEAIDSDINAYRSFNQFFTRELKPGVRAIANEKGDIASPADGTVSQAGDITEGNIIQAKGKSYTATDLLGGDEERAAPFKNGKFTTIYLSPKDYHRLHMPLNGTLQEMIHVPGRLFSVNAATANSVPRLFARNERVVAIFDTEIGPMALVLVGAIFVASIETVWHGEVTPPTVKDIRSWQYIRKNAPKLKRGEEMGRFNMGSTIIVLYGNDVMKWEDGFVAGKEVQLGEKMGHTLI
- a CDS encoding type II toxin-antitoxin system TacA family antitoxin, with translation MSSISTHSHRLDMRIDLETKQMAERASAALGCSSLTEYITRLIRDNSPGIIQQQTQITLSNQQLDQFITLCEDQTIKPSKSLLQAAQQLDKEGY
- a CDS encoding GNAT family N-acetyltransferase produces the protein MNQFLKRYADKNRKPGLSSTWVLPEQIEAKGEHKMKLGAYYTLASSTVKQEDIPYDKKLPAYPVPVVLLARIAVDRHYQKQGLGQKTLITALRKALELTEKGLPALGVVRDVLDDNALSFYQKFDDFQPLDNNTMRLFISLR
- a CDS encoding HNH endonuclease gives rise to the protein MDVIRSVKTRSNQYVFRKIILKIYNQSCCITGLNIQTVNRASHIIPWAEDKTIRLDPRNGLCLSATYDAAFDEHLISLDDDYRVIISKGIKDYYTNESVRAYFKNKEGVKICLPVKYLPNKINLAAHRDKGEF
- the pnp gene encoding polyribonucleotide nucleotidyltransferase; amino-acid sequence: MKPIRKEFQYGQQLVSIETGEIARQTSGAVMIDVEGTSLLVSVVGKKEANGGDFFPLTVNYQEKAYAAGKIPGGFFKREGRPTETETLTCRLIDRPIRPLFPNGYTNEVQIIITVVSLNPDVDPEIPALLGASAALAVSGLPFNGPIGAARVGYINGEYALNPNKEQLADSLLDLVVAGTEHAVLMVESEADNLSEEIMLGSVLFGHEHMQVAITAINEFAAEVNTPLYNWVAPVADIELEALVTTEVEASIASAYQIAEKLARQDTLSDIRASVVAKLTADDQYQESAIRDIIEEIEKRVVRSAILSDRKRIDGRDLDVVRPIAVRTGVLARAHGSALFTRGETQALVVATLGTERDAQIIDALAGEYKEPFMLHYNFPPYSVGETGFVGSPKRREIGHGRLAKRGVAAVMPDMTVFPYTIRVVSEITESNGSSSMASVCGTSLALMDAGVPLKAPVAGIAMGLIKEGDAFAVLSDIVGDEDHLGDMDFKVAGSEQGITALQMDIKIDGITSEIMSAALDQAKAGRLHILGEMNKALSSTREEMSDYAPRIITFKIDPSKIREVIGKGGATIRGITEQTGANVDLTDDGTVNVSSVDKAAGEAAKKIIEEITAEVEVGKIYEGKVARLMDFGAFVTILPGKDGLVHISQITSEHVDKVSDKLTEGDVVKVKVLEIDRQGRVRLSMKEVEKEES
- the rpsO gene encoding 30S ribosomal protein S15; translated protein: MPFTAEQKKAVVEEYRLSDTDTGSSEVQVALLTAHINHLTPHFAAHKKDNHSRRGLLRMVNQRRKLLDYLKRKDVERYKSLIARLGLRK
- the truB gene encoding tRNA pseudouridine(55) synthase TruB, with translation MARHKKGRDIHGIVLLDKRQGISSNKALQEVKRLYNANKAGHTGSLDPLATGLLPICLGEATKVSGFMLADDKRYQTVIQLGVMTDTGDVDGTVLAVKDVPEISEQQLAACLASFIGQIEQVPPMYSALKHHGKKLYELAREGITVERKARKITIYAIQCLGYADGLLTLDVQCSKGTYIRTLAEDIGHALKCGATVKELRRTVAGQFKLEDALTIEQLQAVPSDNELLTILIAVDKPLQAIPAINISHSDADLILHGQQISVSNEDSNEGLRRLYHEGQFLGLGEMLMNAKIQPRKLFNLN